The following proteins are encoded in a genomic region of Sorangiineae bacterium MSr12523:
- a CDS encoding DUF3857 domain-containing protein yields MKSLAVRTFALFALISLTVLPAACQTATPAKAPAPAPAVSRQASDDEPPIRVLELSNEYVFDAAGNYTRTKVHRYRVLTADGLDEASDFEAEWQPWYMARPEVSVRVVDPRGGVHPVEAASLVESNVDQSSPGVLSDKRVLRAPLPGLEVGSTVEERVVWRTTKPYSPAGIVHSYFFGGPVPVDATRLVIDAPESLPLRHRVLDAKVSFKEEKTNGRRRLTFAGGPYDALESLEPLQVPEVAPWPEVAFSTGKSWQDVARVYDATVNRALEGADLTATAQSVVSSADLPRTKAQKLLAWARSHVRYADVELGDASYEPAKPSETLRRGYGDCKDQAVLLTGLLRASGLDAHVVLVRTGPGEDVREDLPGFGSFDHAIVMVAGKEPIYMDPTASYYPAGVLPSGEQGRLALIVAPATEALSRMPELPASANAYIEEREIYFSDFEGGRVVETTTAAGIQEAILRASYSGSRDSIQSQLDGYTTQEYGASAGTKVDFGAVTELEKPLRVRLEVPKASRVVTDLDQAAVMFLTSTLLSPLPRSLLSTETRRTPARLPSAFRSEVRYHVVPPKGFVLAEQPKFEPIDVGPAKLSRTVAQNRDGSLSAVFRFEIAKTRLEAKEVEALRVGVRSLDEQASTLVRFMHEGAKLVAEGKLREGMDVYRRSLGTPMGRIRFASALLDAGLVEDARREARKAVELGPNMAVTHRQLGFILLHDTVGRQLVAGFDREGAMAEFRKAMELDPKDVTARVNLAIALERDANGVKSRNAADLRRALELYDAIDPVQITDISGVDYSNNVIEVLFQLGRFDEALQRLGKRPPERAAHNYRAVAVAATRGAPAAIDEVVRVALNDESRAQVLASAAAYLYMLRRYPEAAALYEAAARTGKEAATYRESARQLRLARKYETLTFSDKNPEDFVKLAMLRVVLGTGSGPLYAEASDLSAAEAERQIWSLRREFIRQLKGVPADSVVDVLIASWKLTRETKGPIEIVHAEMGTGKMTFTLVREGGVYRLLSVSDDVAYGVCAGALHAVKELKDAEAKPWLDLGKKMATSVSAADELDAPLMQRAWGRGGDIRAATGCLCIGHADARRLVNLLVESRDRVKDPEQQRAVDQALTLAALRAEDGARALEASGRLLAVFPKSTTALHLRFDVLSLTNRHDELRAALKKALASAPGDPYLLALKAQLEDRTGHFDEAGKTWRKLLDAGRASELVYNNAAWSGLFQGKPTEQADIDVVLQGTKTPWGNTVNALHTLAMLYADAGRANEARQTLQLVVDKQESHVLEPKDYLVLGRIAELYGLEDLARDAYDRVTKSPGGSLSTSWDLAQKRRAGLGKALERK; encoded by the coding sequence ATGAAATCGCTCGCTGTTCGTACGTTCGCGTTGTTTGCGCTGATTTCGTTGACTGTGCTGCCGGCGGCCTGCCAAACGGCTACGCCGGCGAAGGCGCCTGCTCCGGCGCCGGCGGTCTCACGCCAGGCCTCGGACGACGAGCCGCCGATTCGCGTGCTCGAGCTCTCGAACGAATACGTGTTCGACGCGGCGGGCAACTACACGAGGACGAAGGTCCACCGCTACCGCGTGCTCACCGCGGACGGTCTCGACGAGGCGAGCGACTTCGAAGCGGAGTGGCAACCTTGGTACATGGCTCGCCCCGAGGTGAGCGTTCGCGTGGTGGATCCGCGGGGCGGCGTGCATCCGGTCGAGGCGGCATCCTTGGTGGAGAGCAATGTCGACCAGTCGTCGCCCGGCGTGCTGTCGGACAAGCGGGTGCTGCGGGCTCCCTTGCCCGGCCTGGAAGTCGGGTCGACGGTGGAGGAGCGCGTGGTGTGGAGGACGACGAAGCCGTATTCGCCGGCGGGCATCGTTCACTCCTATTTCTTCGGCGGGCCGGTGCCCGTCGATGCGACCCGGCTGGTAATCGACGCACCCGAGAGCCTACCCCTTCGTCACCGTGTGTTGGACGCCAAGGTCTCCTTCAAGGAAGAGAAGACGAACGGCCGGCGTCGGCTGACGTTTGCCGGCGGGCCATATGACGCGCTCGAATCGCTGGAGCCCTTGCAGGTGCCCGAGGTGGCACCGTGGCCGGAGGTGGCGTTCAGCACCGGCAAAAGCTGGCAAGACGTGGCCCGTGTCTACGATGCCACGGTGAATCGCGCGCTCGAAGGCGCCGATCTCACGGCCACGGCGCAATCGGTCGTGTCGAGTGCTGACTTACCGCGAACCAAGGCGCAGAAGCTTCTGGCCTGGGCGCGATCGCACGTGCGCTACGCCGACGTCGAGCTGGGCGACGCCTCGTACGAGCCGGCGAAACCGAGCGAAACGCTGCGGCGTGGTTATGGCGATTGCAAAGACCAGGCGGTGCTTCTCACGGGCCTGTTGCGCGCGAGCGGACTCGATGCGCACGTGGTCCTGGTCCGCACGGGCCCCGGCGAGGATGTGCGGGAAGATCTTCCCGGCTTCGGGTCGTTCGATCATGCCATCGTGATGGTGGCCGGCAAAGAGCCCATCTACATGGATCCGACGGCCAGTTACTACCCGGCGGGTGTCCTGCCCTCGGGCGAGCAAGGGCGGCTTGCGCTCATCGTTGCTCCTGCGACCGAGGCGCTCTCGCGCATGCCGGAGCTTCCCGCATCGGCCAATGCCTACATCGAAGAACGAGAGATTTACTTTTCCGATTTCGAAGGGGGACGCGTGGTGGAAACGACCACCGCCGCCGGTATCCAGGAGGCGATCCTTCGCGCGTCGTATTCGGGCTCGCGCGATTCGATTCAGTCGCAGTTGGATGGCTATACGACGCAAGAATACGGCGCCAGCGCCGGCACTAAGGTGGACTTCGGCGCGGTGACCGAGCTCGAAAAACCACTGCGCGTTCGCCTGGAGGTCCCCAAGGCTTCGCGTGTCGTCACCGATCTCGACCAGGCCGCGGTGATGTTCCTCACGAGCACGCTGCTCTCGCCCTTGCCCAGGTCCCTCTTGTCGACCGAGACGCGCCGCACGCCGGCACGATTGCCCTCTGCCTTTCGGTCCGAGGTGCGTTACCACGTCGTTCCGCCAAAGGGTTTCGTCCTGGCGGAGCAGCCCAAATTCGAACCCATCGACGTGGGACCCGCGAAGCTTTCGCGAACGGTCGCGCAGAACCGAGACGGTTCGCTGTCCGCCGTGTTTCGATTCGAGATCGCGAAGACCCGTCTCGAGGCCAAGGAGGTCGAGGCCCTGCGCGTAGGTGTGCGCTCTCTCGACGAGCAAGCGAGCACCCTCGTGCGCTTCATGCACGAGGGGGCGAAGCTCGTGGCCGAGGGCAAGCTGCGCGAGGGCATGGATGTGTATCGGCGCTCGCTCGGCACGCCGATGGGGCGCATACGATTTGCGTCGGCGCTTCTCGATGCAGGCTTGGTGGAGGACGCGCGCCGGGAAGCGCGAAAGGCCGTCGAACTCGGGCCGAATATGGCGGTCACCCATCGGCAACTCGGCTTCATTCTCCTTCACGATACCGTCGGGCGGCAGCTCGTCGCCGGCTTCGATCGCGAGGGGGCCATGGCCGAATTCCGCAAGGCCATGGAACTCGACCCGAAAGACGTGACGGCAAGGGTCAACTTGGCGATCGCGCTCGAACGCGATGCGAACGGGGTCAAGTCGCGCAACGCGGCCGACTTGCGCCGGGCGCTCGAGTTGTACGATGCCATCGATCCCGTGCAGATTACGGATATCTCGGGGGTCGACTATTCGAACAACGTCATCGAGGTGCTTTTTCAACTTGGACGCTTCGATGAAGCCCTGCAACGGCTCGGCAAGCGCCCCCCGGAACGCGCCGCGCACAATTACCGCGCAGTGGCCGTGGCGGCGACACGAGGCGCTCCTGCTGCCATCGACGAAGTCGTCCGTGTCGCGTTGAACGACGAATCGCGCGCGCAAGTGCTCGCATCGGCGGCGGCGTACCTTTACATGTTGCGAAGGTATCCCGAGGCCGCAGCGCTCTACGAAGCGGCCGCGCGGACGGGCAAAGAGGCCGCGACGTACCGGGAGAGCGCGAGGCAACTGCGGCTAGCGCGGAAGTACGAGACGCTGACGTTCAGTGACAAGAATCCCGAGGACTTCGTGAAGCTCGCCATGCTTCGTGTGGTCTTGGGAACGGGCAGCGGCCCGCTTTATGCGGAGGCGAGCGATCTCTCGGCGGCCGAGGCCGAGCGGCAAATATGGAGTCTGCGGCGAGAGTTCATTCGCCAATTGAAGGGCGTCCCCGCGGACTCGGTGGTCGACGTGCTGATCGCGTCATGGAAGCTGACGCGCGAGACGAAAGGGCCGATCGAGATCGTGCACGCGGAGATGGGCACGGGGAAGATGACCTTCACCCTCGTGCGCGAGGGCGGCGTCTATCGGCTCCTGTCCGTGTCCGACGACGTCGCGTATGGTGTTTGCGCCGGCGCGCTGCACGCGGTCAAGGAACTGAAGGACGCCGAGGCAAAGCCCTGGTTGGATCTTGGAAAGAAGATGGCCACGTCGGTGTCGGCCGCCGACGAGCTGGATGCACCGCTCATGCAACGGGCGTGGGGTCGCGGCGGGGACATTCGGGCGGCGACGGGGTGCTTGTGCATAGGCCACGCGGATGCGCGCCGGCTGGTGAACCTTTTGGTGGAATCGCGCGATCGGGTCAAGGACCCCGAGCAGCAGCGCGCGGTGGACCAGGCGCTCACCTTGGCCGCTCTTCGAGCGGAAGATGGTGCGCGTGCGCTGGAGGCGTCGGGCCGGTTGCTCGCGGTGTTCCCCAAGTCGACCACGGCACTTCACCTGCGGTTCGATGTGTTGAGCCTGACGAATCGGCACGACGAGCTGCGCGCGGCGCTGAAGAAGGCGCTTGCGAGTGCACCCGGTGATCCGTACCTGCTGGCGCTCAAGGCGCAGCTGGAGGACCGCACGGGCCATTTCGACGAGGCGGGGAAGACGTGGCGAAAGCTGCTCGATGCGGGACGGGCGAGCGAGTTGGTCTACAACAATGCTGCGTGGAGCGGGCTATTTCAGGGTAAGCCCACCGAGCAGGCGGACATCGACGTGGTGTTGCAAGGCACGAAAACGCCGTGGGGCAACACCGTGAATGCACTGCACACGCTGGCCATGCTGTACGCGGATGCGGGGCGAGCCAACGAGGCGCGGCAGACGTTGCAGCTCGTGGTCGATAAGCAGGAGAGCCACGTGCTGGAGCCGAAGGATTACCTCGTCCTTGGCCGCATCGCGGAGCTCTATGGGCTCGAGGATCTCGCGCGCGATGCGTACGACCGCGTGACCAAGTCGCCGGGCGGCTCGCTTTCCACGTCCTGGGACCTTGCGCAGAAGCGGCGCGCGGGGCTGGGCAAGGCGCTGGAGCGGAAGTAA
- a CDS encoding helix-turn-helix transcriptional regulator, with product MATDRRSELADFLRGRRTRASPLANGLPAGRRRRTPGLRREELAQLAGLSVDWYTRLEQGRDVNPSRETLQAIARVLDLDDDERGHLFYLARPEQVAPQPASTRQEKAEPAMLHALSAMTAPAFVMSPRFDVLAWNAGACRVLIPFDAVPRERRNILWLTFHHAEMGERYVDVPTMQRDVVASFRLSASSFVGDPHFDALITELLETSEAFRMIWARHEVRAKTRGTKTFRTRGAPLVLQWFGLNSPTTTKQMLVYYVARPGEEHRLAEL from the coding sequence ATGGCGACCGATAGGCGAAGCGAGTTGGCGGATTTCTTGCGCGGGCGTCGAACGCGCGCTTCGCCTCTCGCCAACGGCTTGCCCGCAGGACGCCGCCGCCGAACGCCCGGCCTGCGGCGGGAAGAATTGGCCCAGCTCGCGGGACTCAGCGTCGATTGGTACACACGCCTCGAACAGGGACGCGATGTCAATCCGTCGCGCGAGACGTTGCAGGCCATTGCGCGCGTGCTCGACCTCGACGACGACGAGCGCGGTCATCTTTTTTACCTCGCACGGCCCGAACAGGTGGCCCCGCAGCCGGCTTCCACGCGCCAGGAGAAAGCCGAGCCCGCGATGCTGCACGCGCTCTCGGCCATGACCGCACCGGCGTTCGTCATGAGCCCGCGCTTCGACGTTCTCGCATGGAATGCGGGCGCATGCCGCGTGCTGATCCCCTTCGATGCGGTGCCGCGCGAGCGCCGCAACATCCTTTGGCTCACGTTTCATCACGCCGAGATGGGTGAGCGCTACGTCGATGTCCCAACCATGCAACGAGACGTGGTTGCCAGCTTTCGCTTGAGCGCCAGCTCCTTCGTCGGCGATCCGCATTTCGATGCGCTCATCACGGAGCTTCTCGAGACGAGCGAGGCCTTTCGCATGATCTGGGCGCGCCACGAGGTGCGCGCCAAAACCCGGGGCACGAAGACCTTCCGCACGCGGGGTGCGCCGCTGGTTCTGCAGTGGTTCGGCCTCAACTCGCCCACGACGACGAAGCAGATGCTCGTCTACTACGTCGCGCGCCCCGGCGAAGAGCACCGCCTCGCCGAGCTGTAG
- a CDS encoding HEAT repeat domain-containing protein, with translation MGLLHSMFGGGTSLQLSLDNDTASPGAVIGGRIVLGGGKKALRLTELTVKLFSVNVRAREGSAMPEIDLAEMAKQVVAGGIELAPRSENPFTFRLTVPYDVPLTAFNRTYKVVASADIPGVKDPTDDVKVTIVEASEDTERRLPFHEILERFPDLQSQEEGRLCKALYDFFLACYSEGAQLVEAEPIVAHHMTHGTSVTIRREALKAWANLVDNRVQPQHLQTLHALANAPGLDEETFTEVVIAATKFAEEGALPLVQELARHPSAKVRADVSINLRFNAAEKFNGKRELLIQLAQDSSPEVRKGAVSALSAYVDEQGILQWLAQIADADANPEVQAESLSSLQFGHHHGMLDFTLAVYERHLQNPSTEVRRQLPQCLSFMPPEAVQRIGGIVQRLAQDPDEGVRDAMAFQFCNLTEMPQLLPIAQYMAQHDPSLEVRRQALGSMSGLMRPQQAAAFYSQLFAQAKSEDDLWPIVNGLRAHAEHAEVKRLLTHMGQLPYPDIADAAREAMS, from the coding sequence ATGGGATTGCTTCACTCGATGTTCGGCGGCGGAACCTCGCTCCAACTTTCACTCGACAACGACACGGCTTCTCCGGGCGCCGTCATCGGCGGGCGGATCGTTCTTGGCGGTGGAAAGAAGGCCCTGCGCCTCACCGAGCTGACCGTGAAGCTTTTCAGCGTGAACGTGCGCGCACGCGAAGGCAGCGCGATGCCCGAGATCGACCTTGCGGAGATGGCCAAACAGGTCGTCGCCGGCGGCATCGAGCTCGCACCCCGGTCCGAAAATCCGTTCACGTTCCGCCTCACCGTTCCCTACGACGTGCCGCTCACCGCCTTCAATCGCACCTACAAGGTCGTGGCCTCGGCCGACATTCCGGGGGTGAAAGATCCGACTGACGACGTGAAGGTCACCATCGTCGAGGCCAGCGAGGACACCGAGCGGCGCTTGCCTTTTCACGAGATCCTGGAGCGCTTTCCCGATCTGCAGAGCCAGGAAGAAGGGCGCCTGTGCAAAGCGCTCTACGACTTTTTCCTCGCCTGTTACAGCGAGGGGGCGCAGCTCGTCGAGGCCGAGCCCATCGTCGCGCACCACATGACCCACGGCACGAGTGTGACGATTCGCCGTGAAGCGCTCAAAGCGTGGGCCAACTTGGTCGACAACCGCGTTCAGCCGCAGCACCTGCAGACGCTCCATGCGCTGGCCAACGCGCCGGGGCTCGACGAGGAGACGTTCACCGAGGTGGTCATCGCCGCCACCAAGTTCGCCGAGGAGGGTGCGCTTCCACTGGTCCAGGAGCTCGCCCGCCATCCCAGCGCCAAAGTCCGTGCGGACGTATCGATCAACCTGCGCTTCAACGCCGCCGAGAAGTTCAACGGCAAGCGCGAGCTCTTGATCCAATTGGCACAAGATTCTTCCCCGGAGGTGCGCAAAGGCGCCGTGAGCGCACTGTCGGCGTACGTCGACGAGCAGGGCATCTTGCAGTGGCTCGCGCAAATCGCAGATGCCGATGCAAACCCCGAGGTACAAGCCGAGAGCCTTTCGTCGCTGCAGTTCGGGCACCACCACGGCATGCTCGACTTCACCTTGGCGGTCTACGAGCGGCACTTGCAGAACCCGAGCACCGAGGTGCGAAGGCAGCTGCCGCAGTGCCTGAGTTTCATGCCGCCCGAGGCCGTGCAGCGCATTGGCGGCATCGTGCAGCGGCTGGCGCAAGATCCCGACGAGGGCGTGCGCGATGCGATGGCCTTCCAGTTCTGCAACCTCACGGAGATGCCGCAGCTGCTTCCCATCGCGCAGTACATGGCGCAGCACGATCCCTCGCTGGAGGTGCGCCGCCAGGCCCTTGGATCCATGTCGGGCCTGATGCGGCCGCAGCAGGCAGCAGCCTTCTACAGCCAGCTTTTCGCCCAGGCCAAAAGCGAAGACGATCTCTGGCCCATCGTGAACGGCCTGCGCGCCCACGCCGAACACGCCGAGGTCAAGCGACTGCTCACGCACATGGGCCAGCTCCCCTACCCCGACATCGCCGACGCCGCCCGCGAGGCCATGAGCTGA
- a CDS encoding E3 ubiquitin ligase family protein: protein MHTLGLVVVAAGLVGVIWGIFQRLKAGRLSGAPLVRTGDAAARGAHVASSDGAISVQGNVICQRPLVSPVTGTACLYYSLKTVASWKEGETEKSKVLEDRKMAARFAIDDGSGPVWIDASNGGDFEPEQRKSESKGAGLLGGITGADLAFGNYKLSTGSLSLGTKYEVTETLLPVVPRLYACGRTVEHGIAEPGWRSLILSAKSRDELLASAARGAKLFVAGGVAALGAGAVMTFLGQ from the coding sequence ATGCACACGTTGGGTCTCGTTGTCGTGGCCGCGGGCCTCGTTGGCGTCATCTGGGGAATTTTTCAACGCCTCAAAGCGGGCCGCCTCTCCGGCGCTCCCTTGGTGCGGACGGGCGATGCCGCAGCGCGAGGCGCTCACGTCGCCTCGTCGGACGGCGCCATCAGCGTGCAGGGCAACGTGATCTGCCAGCGCCCGCTGGTCTCCCCGGTTACGGGAACGGCGTGCCTCTATTACAGCCTCAAGACGGTAGCGTCGTGGAAGGAAGGCGAAACCGAGAAGAGCAAAGTGCTCGAGGACCGCAAAATGGCGGCGCGCTTTGCCATCGACGATGGCTCGGGGCCCGTGTGGATCGACGCGTCGAACGGAGGCGACTTCGAGCCCGAGCAACGCAAGAGCGAGAGCAAAGGAGCAGGGCTCCTCGGCGGAATCACCGGCGCGGATCTCGCGTTCGGCAATTACAAATTGTCCACGGGATCGCTGTCGCTGGGGACGAAGTACGAAGTGACCGAGACATTGCTCCCGGTGGTGCCGCGGCTCTATGCCTGCGGTCGCACCGTGGAGCATGGCATCGCGGAGCCGGGGTGGAGGAGCTTGATCCTATCGGCGAAATCGCGCGACGAGCTGCTCGCGTCGGCGGCGCGCGGTGCGAAGTTGTTCGTCGCCGGCGGCGTGGCGGCGCTGGGCGCGGGCGCCGTGATGACGTTTTTGGGACAATGA
- a CDS encoding PhoX family phosphatase, translating into MSHSKQGESIKGETFDEVIARASVSRRMVLRGGLGASLTAVFGSSVLAACSDDSTLVHTPPGSDAGPDVQVDAGAGDAGPNYSIQFKPIARNVLDQVTVPEGYTAEVMFSAGDAVVAGAVAYTGTFLTSAETEKIAGGGHDGMKLFELPGVDPNKGGLLAVNHEAADFKILMSGTYDASTATPEQKKIALSAVGVSVIEIERKNDGKWAVKAGSPYNKRYTGNTVYKVRGPAASVVGETVIGTLNNCSSGMTPWGTYLTCEETRNNYLDPTQPDNGYGWVVEIDPRGELADLPVKRTALGRFDHENSAYLLGGDNSLAFYLGDDSTPGCIYKFVPSGKFDPQNRAANANLLDSGTLYVAKFNADGTGQWLELVQGKNGLVAGATDPGDETQGPKPDTTVNFNTQADVLINTQAAARVAGATLMDRPEWITVAPDKSVYCTLSNNSGRAVTDKANPRTKNMHGHIAKWRETGDAPTALTFTWEVFLLAGDPSLASESLTGNINGDTFSSPDGIHVDPQGRLWVETDMSLPGNSGVEGKNMTDVFGNNGLYNVDPTTKKSQRFLVGPTGCEITGITHTPDLRTFFVNIQHPTGTWPSSVQGNSLPPRSSTIVIRRTDGQPVGA; encoded by the coding sequence ATGTCGCATTCCAAACAGGGTGAGTCCATCAAGGGCGAAACGTTCGACGAGGTGATCGCACGCGCATCCGTGTCACGTCGCATGGTGCTGCGCGGCGGTCTGGGCGCATCGCTCACCGCGGTGTTCGGTAGCTCCGTGCTCGCCGCATGCAGCGACGACTCGACGTTGGTCCACACGCCGCCGGGGTCCGATGCCGGGCCGGACGTGCAGGTGGATGCGGGGGCGGGAGATGCAGGGCCGAATTATTCGATTCAATTCAAGCCGATCGCGCGCAACGTGCTCGATCAGGTCACCGTGCCCGAGGGATACACCGCGGAGGTGATGTTCTCCGCGGGGGATGCCGTCGTTGCGGGCGCGGTGGCGTACACCGGGACGTTTCTGACGTCGGCCGAGACGGAGAAGATCGCGGGCGGCGGGCACGATGGAATGAAGCTGTTCGAGCTGCCCGGTGTCGACCCGAACAAGGGCGGGCTCTTGGCGGTCAATCACGAGGCCGCCGATTTCAAAATCTTGATGAGCGGTACGTACGATGCCTCCACCGCGACGCCCGAACAAAAGAAGATTGCGCTCTCGGCCGTCGGTGTTTCCGTGATTGAAATCGAGCGAAAGAACGACGGCAAATGGGCCGTGAAGGCCGGCTCGCCGTACAACAAGCGGTACACCGGCAATACGGTTTACAAGGTCCGCGGGCCGGCAGCGTCGGTCGTCGGCGAGACGGTGATCGGTACGTTGAACAACTGCTCGAGCGGGATGACGCCGTGGGGTACGTACCTCACCTGTGAAGAGACGAGGAACAATTACCTCGACCCGACGCAGCCCGACAATGGCTACGGCTGGGTGGTGGAGATCGATCCGCGCGGTGAGCTCGCGGATCTTCCGGTGAAGCGCACGGCGCTCGGGCGCTTCGACCACGAAAATAGCGCGTACCTGCTCGGGGGCGACAATTCGCTGGCCTTTTATCTTGGTGACGATTCGACGCCGGGCTGCATTTACAAGTTCGTGCCGAGCGGCAAATTCGACCCGCAGAATCGCGCGGCGAATGCCAACTTGCTCGACAGCGGGACGCTTTACGTTGCCAAGTTCAATGCCGATGGCACCGGGCAGTGGCTCGAGTTGGTGCAGGGCAAGAACGGGCTCGTGGCCGGGGCGACCGATCCCGGTGACGAGACGCAAGGACCGAAGCCCGATACGACGGTGAACTTCAACACGCAGGCCGATGTGCTCATCAATACGCAAGCCGCGGCGCGTGTAGCGGGGGCCACGCTGATGGACCGGCCGGAATGGATCACGGTCGCGCCGGACAAGAGCGTTTACTGCACGCTGTCCAACAACTCGGGGCGCGCGGTCACCGACAAGGCGAATCCGCGCACGAAGAATATGCATGGGCACATCGCCAAGTGGCGCGAGACGGGGGATGCACCCACGGCGCTGACGTTCACGTGGGAGGTGTTCCTGCTCGCGGGCGATCCGTCGCTGGCGAGCGAAAGCCTGACGGGCAACATCAACGGCGACACGTTCTCGAGCCCCGATGGCATTCACGTCGACCCGCAGGGTCGCCTCTGGGTGGAGACGGACATGAGCCTCCCCGGTAACTCGGGCGTCGAGGGAAAGAACATGACCGACGTCTTCGGCAACAATGGTCTCTACAACGTCGACCCCACGACGAAGAAGTCACAGCGCTTTCTGGTGGGCCCCACCGGTTGCGAAATCACGGGCATCACGCACACGCCGGATCTGCGGACCTTCTTCGTCAATATTCAGCATCCGACGGGCACCTGGCCGTCGAGCGTGCAGGGCAATTCCCTTCCGCCGCGCTCGTCCACCATCGTCATCCGCCGCACCGACGGCCAACCCGTGGGCGCTTAA
- a CDS encoding SDR family oxidoreductase → MSQSSSLKDRVAVVTGASSGIGEATARKLAREGAAVALFARRKDRLESLAKTIREEGGHARVFAVDAKDRPGLAEAARVIAGELGVVDLVVNNAGVMLPAPFEAHHLDDFEQMIDVNITGAVRIVDAFVDPLVAAAAKGGRADLVNISSMGANGVYTNFAVYCATKAAITHLSRNLRAELGPKYVRVAVVEPGLVETELQGHATDASAQEWIAQARKAMTWLKADDIAETIAYVAGLPRHVNLERVTVVPTQQV, encoded by the coding sequence ATGTCTCAATCTTCTTCTCTGAAAGACCGCGTCGCCGTCGTTACCGGAGCCTCCAGCGGCATTGGTGAAGCCACCGCGCGCAAGCTTGCCCGCGAAGGCGCCGCCGTGGCCTTGTTCGCGCGGCGCAAGGATCGGCTCGAGTCGCTTGCGAAAACCATCCGCGAGGAGGGAGGGCACGCACGGGTTTTCGCCGTCGACGCCAAAGATCGCCCGGGTCTAGCCGAGGCGGCGCGAGTGATTGCCGGTGAGCTCGGCGTGGTCGATCTGGTCGTCAACAACGCCGGCGTCATGCTTCCGGCACCCTTCGAAGCGCACCACCTGGACGACTTCGAACAGATGATCGACGTCAACATCACCGGTGCCGTGCGCATCGTGGACGCCTTCGTGGATCCGCTGGTTGCGGCGGCCGCGAAAGGTGGTCGCGCGGACCTCGTGAACATTTCCTCGATGGGCGCGAATGGCGTCTATACGAACTTCGCGGTCTATTGTGCGACCAAGGCGGCCATTACCCATCTGTCCCGAAATTTGCGCGCGGAGCTGGGCCCGAAGTACGTGCGCGTGGCCGTCGTGGAGCCGGGGCTCGTGGAAACGGAGCTGCAAGGCCATGCGACCGACGCCTCGGCCCAGGAGTGGATCGCCCAGGCGCGCAAAGCCATGACGTGGCTCAAGGCCGACGACATCGCAGAGACCATTGCCTATGTCGCCGGCCTACCGCGTCACGTGAATCTCGAGCGCGTCACGGTGGTGCCGACGCAGCAGGTGTGA